In a genomic window of Sediminispirochaeta bajacaliforniensis DSM 16054:
- a CDS encoding M20 family metallopeptidase, with protein MDALNGGLVNRDRLYALLRDMVDIYSPSGKEEHLARFLVDYCVKQGIPVTLRHVDESRFNLEISAEGATPELLFLGHIDTVPAFDIEEYSFFEENGLCRGLGTADMKGGCAALIEAFVTAFEGGFLPSNLLLSLVVGEEESGDGTEALLDAYQFRGALVAEPTGLVPCTSHYGYLETIITIFGYRRHAAMSDRESHAIRTMLSLLLSLETFIEASQSDTVLNIRDLHSSESGFASPDRCSATLDLHIVPGTDAARYARELDRFLSDQLSSFSISDYQLSMPFVADGYVMAESDPLSLLLKDVFDSLSLPWMPGSFRSHSDANLLRDAGCPPIILGPGTLSEAHTMNEFVEFDQVYRAADLYTRILHALKRA; from the coding sequence GTGGATGCATTGAACGGCGGTCTTGTGAATCGGGACAGGCTCTACGCTCTTCTCCGTGATATGGTGGATATCTATTCGCCATCGGGAAAAGAGGAACACCTTGCCAGATTCCTTGTCGACTATTGTGTGAAGCAGGGAATACCTGTAACCCTTAGGCATGTGGACGAATCCCGCTTTAATCTCGAAATTTCGGCGGAGGGTGCCACTCCCGAGTTGCTTTTCCTCGGGCATATCGATACCGTTCCCGCTTTCGATATAGAAGAGTATTCATTTTTCGAGGAAAACGGACTTTGCAGGGGCTTGGGAACGGCAGACATGAAAGGAGGCTGTGCGGCCTTGATTGAGGCCTTTGTTACAGCCTTTGAAGGAGGATTCCTCCCTTCGAATCTTCTGCTTTCTCTTGTCGTCGGGGAGGAGGAGAGTGGCGACGGAACGGAAGCTCTCCTCGATGCATACCAATTTCGAGGGGCCCTCGTTGCAGAACCTACCGGACTTGTCCCCTGCACAAGTCATTACGGTTACCTGGAGACGATCATAACCATCTTCGGGTATCGCCGCCATGCGGCCATGTCTGATCGTGAATCCCACGCGATCAGAACCATGCTCAGTCTACTTCTGAGCCTAGAAACGTTCATCGAAGCCTCGCAGAGCGATACAGTTTTGAATATCCGGGATCTGCATAGTTCGGAATCGGGTTTTGCCTCTCCCGACCGCTGTTCCGCTACTCTTGATCTCCATATTGTTCCGGGCACCGATGCCGCACGCTATGCCCGGGAGCTTGACCGCTTTCTTAGCGATCAGCTTTCCTCCTTCTCGATAAGCGACTACCAGCTGAGCATGCCCTTCGTTGCCGACGGCTATGTTATGGCCGAGAGCGATCCATTATCTCTTCTTTTGAAAGATGTGTTTGATTCTCTATCTTTGCCCTGGATGCCGGGTTCCTTTCGTAGCCATTCTGACGCTAATCTGCTTAGAGACGCAGGATGCCCGCCGATTATCTTAGGGCCGGGTACTCTCTCCGAGGCACACACCATGAACGAGTTTGTCGAATTCGATCAGGTATACAGGGCGGCCGACCTGTATACCCGTATACTGCACGCGTTGAAACGAGCTTAG
- a CDS encoding GNAT family N-acetyltransferase, with translation MNKGAEYEVRQAGIDDLASIFHLGEKVFTSHGYSNLYRTWDEYEVTTFFNQESENVLVAEDDGKVVGFAMGTTIEKARSAWSYGHLVWLGVEPDYARSGLGSMLFDRFKRLMKKQGVRMLMVDTQADNKPAISFFRKKGFENPTRHVYLTMQL, from the coding sequence GTGAATAAAGGTGCCGAATATGAGGTGAGACAGGCGGGAATCGATGATCTCGCTTCTATTTTTCATCTCGGAGAAAAGGTTTTTACATCGCATGGTTACTCAAATTTGTACCGGACCTGGGATGAATATGAAGTGACCACATTTTTTAACCAGGAATCAGAGAATGTACTTGTTGCTGAAGACGATGGTAAGGTCGTCGGATTTGCAATGGGGACCACGATCGAGAAGGCCCGGTCGGCCTGGAGCTACGGGCACCTCGTTTGGCTGGGCGTGGAACCGGATTATGCCCGATCGGGACTGGGAAGCATGCTCTTCGATCGGTTTAAGCGATTAATGAAAAAACAGGGTGTGAGAATGCTTATGGTAGATACACAGGCGGATAATAAACCAGCCATCTCTTTTTTCAGAAAAAAGGGGTTTGAAAATCCGACGCGCCATGTTTACCTCACCATGCAACTTTAA